In a single window of the Paramagnetospirillum magnetotacticum MS-1 genome:
- a CDS encoding YgaP family membrane protein, whose product MNKNVGGIDRILRIVVGLALIGLTLTGIIGLWGWIGVVPLATAAIGWCPAYLPFGIKTCKMG is encoded by the coding sequence ATGAACAAGAATGTCGGCGGTATCGACCGCATCCTGCGCATCGTTGTCGGTCTGGCCCTGATCGGCCTCACCCTGACCGGCATCATCGGCCTGTGGGGCTGGATCGGCGTCGTGCCGTTGGCCACCGCCGCCATCGGCTGGTGCCCGGCCTATCTGCCGTTCGGCATCAAGACCTGCAAGATGGGCTGA
- the ccoG gene encoding cytochrome c oxidase accessory protein CcoG, with the protein MSMLGKTPQPSPACPATPAYAASAKIHPRGVKGRYRSIKWWASVLLLAYWHLAPLIRWDRGPGAPGQAILADMAGRRGYFFFIEIWPQEVYFLTGLLFFAAIALFMMTSLVGRVWCGFLCWQTVYTDLFVAVERLVIGERNQRIAFDRAPLSAGKLARKALVNAIWLSIAAACGIGFTLYFGDAFEMLRDIFSGEASTATYGAIAVVGGMCFLLAGYAREQVCIYMCPYARFQSAMFDEHSLIISYEAWRGETRGPAPASRDFTGRGHCVDCLACVQACPTGIDIRNGNQLACIGCGLCIDACNQVMDRFKLPHGLVSYDSSANLAARGEGREGGLRLIRPRTLAYGGILTLVASVMLFRLVTRPDVDVNVLHERAPLFVQMSDGSIRNGYVYKILNMKAQDRTFKLRLAGVEGATISVVGGEDSVAEAEMQVPRDSVGSFRLYVTIPADKIVSKSMPVSFQLTAPDREVKTETLFAGPEK; encoded by the coding sequence ATGTCCATGCTCGGCAAGACGCCACAGCCGTCCCCGGCCTGCCCCGCCACTCCCGCCTATGCCGCCTCGGCCAAGATCCACCCCAGAGGGGTCAAGGGGCGTTACCGCAGCATCAAATGGTGGGCCAGCGTCTTGCTGCTGGCCTATTGGCATCTGGCCCCGCTCATCCGCTGGGATCGCGGCCCCGGCGCGCCCGGTCAGGCCATTCTGGCCGATATGGCCGGGCGGCGCGGCTATTTCTTCTTCATCGAGATCTGGCCGCAGGAAGTCTATTTCCTGACCGGCCTGCTGTTCTTCGCCGCCATCGCGCTGTTCATGATGACCTCCCTGGTGGGGCGTGTCTGGTGCGGCTTCCTGTGCTGGCAGACCGTCTACACCGATCTGTTCGTGGCGGTGGAACGGCTGGTGATCGGCGAGCGCAACCAGCGAATCGCCTTCGACCGCGCCCCGCTTAGCGCCGGAAAGCTGGCCCGAAAGGCCCTGGTCAACGCCATCTGGCTGTCCATCGCGGCGGCCTGCGGCATCGGCTTCACCTTGTATTTCGGCGACGCCTTCGAGATGTTGCGCGACATCTTCAGCGGAGAAGCCAGCACCGCCACTTATGGGGCCATCGCCGTGGTGGGCGGGATGTGCTTCCTGCTGGCCGGATATGCCCGCGAGCAGGTGTGCATCTATATGTGCCCCTATGCCCGCTTCCAGTCGGCCATGTTCGATGAGCATTCGCTGATCATTTCCTACGAGGCCTGGCGGGGCGAGACGCGCGGACCGGCTCCGGCCAGCCGCGACTTCACCGGGCGCGGCCATTGCGTCGACTGCCTGGCCTGCGTTCAGGCCTGCCCCACAGGCATCGACATTCGCAACGGCAATCAGTTGGCCTGTATCGGCTGCGGGCTGTGCATCGACGCCTGCAATCAGGTCATGGACCGTTTCAAGCTGCCCCACGGCCTGGTTTCCTATGATTCCTCGGCCAATCTGGCGGCGCGCGGCGAAGGACGTGAAGGCGGCCTGCGCCTGATCCGGCCGCGTACCTTGGCCTATGGCGGTATCCTGACCCTGGTGGCTTCGGTCATGCTGTTCCGGCTGGTGACGCGGCCCGATGTGGACGTCAACGTCTTGCACGAGCGCGCACCGCTTTTCGTGCAGATGTCCGACGGCTCCATCCGCAATGGCTATGTTTACAAGATCCTCAACATGAAGGCGCAAGACCGCACATTCAAACTGCGCCTCGCGGGGGTCGAAGGCGCCACCATTTCGGTGGTGGGCGGTGAAGATTCCGTGGCCGAGGCCGAAATGCAGGTGCCACGCGATTCCGTGGGCTCGTTCCGCCTCTACGTCACCATTCCCGCCGACAAGATCGTGTCCAAGAGCATGCCGGTGAGCTTCCAACTGACCGCGCCCGACCGTGAAGTGAAGACGGAAACCCTGTTCGCCGGGCCCGAGAAGTAA
- a CDS encoding Crp/Fnr family transcriptional regulator produces MRDHEIEAAWRGLASCEQCSIRDLVLFADLKNEDFGVVHLPIEDIRLPAGAALYQPGQEAGHVFTVREGLFKLEQYLPDGNHRIVSLLGQGDVAGLEATVADSYEHAAVALSPAKVCRIPRDVVSRLSPKLHRQLMKKWHDAVQRSHECTRELSTGSARQRVARLFRLLAPEAAPQCRLFGREDLGALLGITPETASRVVAEFKRLGVVTEIAQNLFQRDLAALDAIAGEG; encoded by the coding sequence ATGCGTGACCACGAGATCGAGGCGGCCTGGCGCGGGCTGGCCTCGTGCGAGCAATGCTCCATCCGCGACCTGGTGTTGTTCGCCGACCTCAAGAACGAGGATTTCGGCGTCGTTCATCTGCCCATCGAGGATATCCGCCTGCCAGCCGGGGCCGCCCTATACCAGCCGGGCCAGGAGGCCGGGCATGTTTTCACGGTCAGGGAGGGACTGTTCAAGCTGGAACAGTATCTTCCCGACGGCAATCACCGCATCGTCAGCCTGCTGGGCCAGGGCGACGTGGCCGGGCTGGAAGCCACGGTGGCCGACAGCTACGAGCATGCGGCGGTGGCCCTGTCTCCGGCCAAGGTTTGCCGCATTCCGCGCGACGTGGTGAGTCGCCTTTCGCCAAAGCTGCACCGCCAGTTGATGAAGAAGTGGCACGACGCGGTCCAGCGGTCCCACGAATGCACCCGCGAGCTTTCCACTGGCAGCGCGCGCCAGCGCGTGGCGCGGCTGTTCCGTCTGCTGGCCCCCGAGGCGGCGCCCCAGTGCCGCCTGTTCGGGCGCGAGGATCTGGGCGCCCTGTTGGGCATCACCCCGGAAACCGCCAGCCGGGTGGTGGCCGAGTTCAAGAGATTGGGCGTGGTCACCGAGATCGCGCAGAACCTGTTTCAGCGCGATCTCGCCGCCCTTGATGCCATCGCGGGCGAGGGATGA
- a CDS encoding DUF6691 family protein, producing the protein MSRVLVFLLIGVVFGAGLALSGMTDPAKVVGFLDFFGHWDPRLTATMGGAVAMAFVGQWLLRHRGRTLTGAEMPAFPPSRIDPRLLAGATLFGAGWGLAGLCPAPALAVSVQYPVALLFVAGFIAGLLGVARLGAKNG; encoded by the coding sequence ATGAGCCGCGTCCTTGTCTTTCTGCTGATCGGCGTGGTGTTCGGCGCCGGTCTGGCCCTGTCGGGCATGACGGACCCGGCCAAGGTCGTGGGCTTTCTGGATTTCTTCGGGCATTGGGACCCTCGGCTGACTGCTACCATGGGCGGGGCGGTGGCCATGGCCTTTGTGGGGCAGTGGCTGCTGCGCCATCGCGGCCGGACCCTGACCGGCGCGGAGATGCCCGCTTTCCCTCCGTCGCGCATCGATCCCCGCCTGCTGGCGGGGGCCACCCTCTTTGGCGCGGGCTGGGGCCTGGCCGGATTGTGTCCGGCGCCCGCCCTGGCGGTCTCGGTGCAATATCCGGTGGCGCTGCTGTTCGTCGCGGGATTCATCGCGGGATTGCTGGGCGTGGCCCGATTGGGTGCGAAGAACGGATAA
- a CDS encoding YeeE/YedE family protein: MDWGLALAGGLLIGLAAAGLMLTYGRVAGVSGLVRNALAGKMEAVAFVIGLPLGALLVQVLTGGGAPVSFASAPRLALAGLLVGVGAGLANGCTSGHSVCGIARLSPRSLVATILFIAVGAVMVTLVGVPA; this comes from the coding sequence ATGGATTGGGGCCTTGCCCTGGCGGGCGGGCTGCTGATCGGGCTGGCGGCGGCCGGGCTGATGCTGACCTATGGCCGGGTGGCCGGGGTCAGCGGTCTGGTGCGCAATGCCCTGGCCGGGAAGATGGAGGCGGTGGCCTTCGTGATCGGGTTGCCCCTGGGGGCCTTGTTGGTCCAGGTCTTGACCGGGGGCGGTGCCCCTGTCTCCTTCGCCTCGGCCCCCAGGCTGGCCTTGGCCGGTCTTCTGGTGGGAGTGGGCGCTGGCCTGGCCAATGGCTGCACCAGTGGCCATTCGGTCTGCGGCATCGCGCGACTGTCGCCCCGTTCCCTGGTCGCCACCATTTTGTTCATCGCGGTCGGCGCCGTCATGGTCACCCTGGTGGGAGTCCCCGCGTGA
- a CDS encoding carboxymuconolactone decarboxylase family protein: protein MLKDWNELANGLSKMVGQVRGGVPEVMKGFSAMAKAATADGALDGKTKELIALSLGIAARCDGCLAFHAKAVVDLGGTRDEVMETIAMSVYMGGGPSLMYGALALEAYDQFAAKKQAAE, encoded by the coding sequence ATGCTCAAGGATTGGAACGAACTGGCCAACGGCTTGTCCAAGATGGTGGGCCAGGTGCGTGGCGGGGTGCCCGAGGTGATGAAGGGCTTTTCCGCCATGGCCAAGGCGGCCACCGCCGACGGGGCGCTGGACGGCAAGACCAAGGAGCTGATCGCCCTGTCCCTGGGCATCGCGGCGCGCTGCGACGGCTGTCTTGCCTTCCACGCCAAGGCGGTGGTCGATCTGGGCGGCACCCGCGACGAGGTGATGGAGACCATCGCCATGTCGGTCTATATGGGCGGCGGACCGTCGCTGATGTACGGCGCCCTGGCGTTGGAGGCCTATGACCAGTTTGCCGCCAAGAAGCAGGCCGCCGAGTAA
- a CDS encoding sensor domain-containing diguanylate cyclase, with protein sequence MVLALDLADGRNGIIADRASLAVQKSQFMSQWFGTTILSTDYVLRDINGKVGEAEVAAAARSSEHATRLSVWLAQKTATVPGIAGISVYGADCVFLAAADTRLIGFKSKQKACEERNAQVEDKAYVQYVPAEKSASHRPVILVSRHRVSPEGRLLGGALAAIDLDFAQKWIGSFDIAEHDVLAVVDTEATLLARNPPLPEAIGKPAPPPADQPNFGETRSSATFIAVSPLDGRERIFGISKIEDIPVLIIVGFDKQGVLREWRRRAWQLGGGFALLVALSLLVLRAHLTALHQREEMRKLATTDMLTGVANRRQLVETGLHEFSRARRYGAHLALLMVDIDRFKAINDTWGHPTGDRAIQALTTAITGIIRDQDKVGRFGGEEFAVILPETEMAGALVIAERLRAAVQDTAKAVSDCSEMVGFTVSIGVATLDPKDKSFEDLIGRADKMLYAAKDGGRNQVVGATPS encoded by the coding sequence GTGGTGCTGGCGCTTGACCTTGCCGATGGGCGAAACGGCATCATCGCCGACAGGGCCAGTCTCGCCGTCCAGAAAAGCCAGTTCATGAGTCAGTGGTTTGGCACCACCATCTTGTCCACCGATTATGTTTTGCGCGACATCAACGGCAAAGTGGGGGAGGCGGAGGTGGCGGCTGCCGCCCGCAGTTCCGAGCATGCCACCCGCCTTTCGGTCTGGCTGGCGCAAAAGACGGCGACCGTTCCCGGTATCGCCGGCATCTCGGTTTACGGAGCCGATTGCGTCTTTCTTGCTGCGGCGGACACCCGTTTGATCGGGTTCAAGAGCAAGCAGAAGGCTTGCGAGGAGCGCAATGCGCAGGTCGAGGACAAGGCCTATGTCCAATATGTGCCTGCCGAGAAATCGGCCAGTCACAGGCCGGTGATCTTGGTCTCCCGTCACCGCGTTTCCCCGGAAGGGCGCCTGCTTGGCGGCGCGCTGGCGGCCATCGATCTCGACTTCGCCCAGAAATGGATCGGCAGCTTTGACATCGCCGAGCATGACGTCCTGGCCGTGGTGGACACAGAGGCGACCCTGCTGGCCCGCAACCCGCCCCTACCCGAAGCCATCGGCAAGCCCGCGCCGCCTCCGGCCGATCAGCCCAACTTCGGCGAGACGCGCTCCAGCGCCACCTTCATAGCCGTTTCCCCCCTGGACGGGCGCGAACGCATCTTCGGCATCAGCAAGATCGAAGATATTCCGGTGCTGATCATCGTCGGCTTCGACAAGCAGGGCGTGCTGCGGGAATGGAGGCGGCGGGCATGGCAGCTGGGCGGCGGCTTCGCGCTCCTGGTCGCGCTGTCTTTGCTGGTGTTGCGCGCCCATCTGACCGCGCTGCATCAGCGTGAGGAAATGCGCAAACTGGCGACCACCGACATGTTGACGGGGGTCGCCAACCGGCGGCAACTGGTGGAGACCGGGCTGCACGAGTTTTCCCGTGCCCGGCGCTACGGCGCTCATCTCGCCTTGTTGATGGTGGATATCGACCGGTTCAAGGCGATCAACGACACCTGGGGCCATCCCACCGGCGACCGGGCCATCCAGGCTCTGACCACAGCCATAACCGGGATCATCCGGGATCAGGATAAGGTCGGCCGCTTTGGAGGCGAGGAATTCGCCGTGATTTTGCCGGAAACGGAAATGGCCGGAGCGCTGGTCATTGCCGAGCGTCTGAGGGCCGCCGTCCAGGACACCGCCAAGGCTGTCAGCGATTGCTCGGAAATGGTCGGCTTTACGGTCAGCATCGGGGTTGCGACACTCGATCCCAAGGACAAGTCCTTCGAGGATCTGATCGGGCGGGCCGATAAAATGCTCTACGCCGCCAAGGATGGCGGACGCAATCAGGTGGTAGGCGCCACGCCGTCCTGA
- a CDS encoding ion transporter yields the protein MRRTVYHMLGGEGHSDLLVKVVDAFLIALIVLNVAAVVLESIEHLSIAHGPVFHVFDLASVAIFSLEYALRLWTAVELDDSRFHHPVWGRLRWAVSPMAIVDLLSVLPFFLGIVVEIDLRAIRVLRVLRVFKLGRYSMAMNVMGAVARQEARSIGAVLFVMMVILVLTSSLIYLFEHRAQPHVFSDIPTSMWWAVVTLTTLGYGDMVPITPLGRMLGALTAILGVGMIALPAGVLASGFSEQMRIRREEYREAVEKALEDGGGINRTERRLLERTRRGLQLSEEEASLILRQSVETGHLCPHCAKPLHGPHSGPEED from the coding sequence TTGCGGCGCACGGTCTACCACATGCTGGGCGGCGAGGGCCATTCCGACCTGCTGGTCAAGGTGGTGGATGCCTTTCTCATCGCTCTGATCGTTCTGAATGTGGCGGCGGTGGTTCTGGAATCCATCGAGCATCTGTCCATCGCCCACGGGCCGGTCTTCCATGTCTTCGATCTGGCCTCGGTGGCCATTTTCAGCCTGGAATACGCGCTGCGTCTGTGGACGGCGGTGGAACTGGACGATTCCCGGTTCCACCACCCGGTCTGGGGGCGGCTGCGCTGGGCGGTGTCGCCCATGGCCATCGTCGATCTTCTGTCGGTCCTGCCGTTCTTTCTGGGCATCGTCGTCGAGATCGACCTGCGCGCCATCCGGGTTCTGCGCGTGCTGCGGGTCTTCAAGCTGGGCCGCTATTCCATGGCCATGAACGTCATGGGCGCCGTGGCGCGGCAGGAGGCCCGCTCCATCGGCGCCGTGCTGTTCGTCATGATGGTGATTCTGGTCCTGACGTCGAGCCTGATCTATTTGTTCGAGCATCGCGCTCAGCCCCATGTGTTCAGCGATATTCCGACCTCCATGTGGTGGGCGGTGGTGACGCTGACCACGCTTGGATACGGCGACATGGTGCCCATCACGCCCCTGGGCCGCATGCTGGGCGCTTTGACCGCTATTTTGGGCGTGGGCATGATCGCCTTGCCTGCCGGTGTTCTGGCGTCCGGTTTTTCCGAGCAGATGCGCATCCGGCGCGAGGAGTACCGCGAGGCGGTGGAAAAGGCGCTGGAGGACGGCGGCGGCATCAACCGAACGGAGCGCCGCCTGCTGGAGCGCACCCGGCGCGGCTTGCAGCTCTCCGAGGAAGAGGCTTCGCTGATCCTGCGCCAATCGGTGGAGACGGGCCATCTCTGCCCGCATTGCGCCAAACCGCTACATGGCCCTCATTCCGGTCCGGAAGAGGATTGA
- the cobA gene encoding uroporphyrinogen-III C-methyltransferase — translation MSTAKSDTKPGRVFLIGAGPGDPDLLTVKALRMIQGAGLVVYDRLVSQEIMDLIPASAERIYAGKALGNHHLVQDEINDLLLGLALSGRDVVRLKGGDPFVFGRGSEEALFLARHGIGFEVVPGISAAAGCSTYAGIPLTHRGLATGVRFVTGHLREDRSLDLDWPKLADPDITLAVYMGLQALPEISSRLIAAGLPGDTPAAAVERGTTPRQRRVIGTLTTLLDLTRAAGLQAPTLLIIGRVVSLADELDWFSKHA, via the coding sequence ATGAGCACGGCCAAGTCGGATACGAAGCCAGGACGGGTGTTTCTGATCGGGGCGGGACCGGGAGATCCCGACCTGCTGACCGTCAAGGCGCTACGTATGATTCAAGGGGCGGGGCTGGTGGTCTATGACCGACTGGTCAGTCAAGAGATCATGGACCTGATTCCGGCTTCGGCCGAGCGCATCTATGCGGGCAAGGCCCTGGGCAATCATCATCTGGTCCAAGACGAGATCAACGATCTGCTGCTCGGTCTGGCGCTTTCGGGCCGCGACGTGGTGCGCCTCAAGGGCGGCGATCCCTTCGTCTTCGGACGCGGCAGCGAGGAAGCCCTGTTCCTGGCCCGCCACGGCATCGGCTTCGAAGTGGTGCCTGGCATCAGCGCCGCCGCGGGCTGTTCCACCTATGCCGGTATTCCGCTCACCCATCGCGGGCTGGCCACCGGGGTGCGTTTCGTCACCGGGCATCTGCGCGAGGACCGCAGCCTGGACCTGGATTGGCCCAAACTGGCCGACCCCGACATCACCCTGGCCGTCTATATGGGACTGCAGGCCCTGCCCGAGATTTCGTCGCGCCTGATCGCCGCCGGTCTGCCGGGCGACACCCCCGCCGCGGCGGTCGAAAGAGGCACCACGCCCCGCCAGCGCCGGGTGATCGGCACGCTGACCACCCTGCTGGACCTGACCCGCGCCGCCGGATTACAGGCCCCCACCCTGCTGATCATCGGGCGGGTGGTCAGTCTGGCCGACGAGTTGGACTGGTTCAGCAAACATGCTTGA
- a CDS encoding CbiX/SirB N-terminal domain-containing protein, with protein MLESSALILVGHGSGNYPDAAKPIQVLAESIRGRGLFAEVAAVFMKQNPPLSAALSLVSAQTVYVIPVFAGRGYYTGTLIPREIGLTGQVTQIGNRRVIYNEPAGTHPRLPGLLACRADGVARACGWAPTKSSLLLIAHGSARPGGAGETPRAIAAALGAMNHFAEVELGFLEQEPFAQTWPEMIKGDRVVALPLLVAQGMHAGRDIPPLFGLKQGETGPVESRGRQVTLATGLGAEPELEEIILDLVRGSP; from the coding sequence ATGCTTGAAAGCTCCGCCCTGATCCTGGTGGGACACGGTTCGGGCAACTACCCCGATGCAGCCAAGCCCATCCAGGTGCTGGCGGAGTCCATCCGTGGGCGCGGGCTGTTCGCCGAAGTTGCGGCGGTCTTTATGAAGCAGAACCCACCCCTCTCGGCGGCCCTGTCCCTGGTGAGCGCCCAAACGGTCTATGTGATCCCGGTCTTCGCCGGACGCGGCTATTACACCGGTACCCTGATCCCGCGCGAAATAGGACTGACCGGTCAGGTAACGCAGATCGGCAACCGCCGGGTGATCTATAACGAACCGGCGGGAACCCATCCCCGCCTGCCCGGTCTGCTGGCCTGCCGCGCCGATGGGGTGGCGCGCGCCTGCGGCTGGGCGCCGACCAAGAGCAGCCTGCTGCTTATCGCCCATGGCTCGGCCCGGCCGGGGGGCGCGGGCGAGACTCCGCGCGCCATCGCCGCCGCGCTGGGCGCCATGAACCATTTCGCCGAGGTGGAACTGGGCTTTCTCGAGCAGGAGCCCTTCGCCCAAACCTGGCCGGAGATGATCAAGGGAGACCGCGTGGTCGCCCTGCCCCTGCTGGTCGCCCAGGGCATGCATGCCGGGCGCGACATCCCGCCCCTGTTCGGACTGAAACAGGGCGAGACCGGCCCGGTGGAAAGCCGTGGCCGCCAGGTGACGCTCGCCACCGGACTGGGCGCCGAGCCTGAACTGGAAGAGATTATTCTCGATCTGGTCAGGGGCTCGCCTTAA
- a CDS encoding DUF6967 family protein → MTTDDPQFAKETVTPLASLAAPWSREISFSAVDHESGLRILRMRIKEGRARFTIVDLDEKTVGEMMAVMEVWVKASP, encoded by the coding sequence ATGACCACCGACGATCCCCAATTCGCCAAGGAAACCGTGACTCCGCTGGCCAGCCTGGCCGCCCCCTGGAGCCGCGAGATCAGCTTTTCCGCCGTGGATCACGAAAGTGGCCTGCGGATCTTACGCATGCGCATCAAGGAAGGCCGCGCCCGCTTCACCATCGTCGATCTGGACGAGAAGACGGTAGGCGAGATGATGGCGGTGATGGAGGTGTGGGTTAAGGCGAGCCCCTGA
- a CDS encoding TauD/TfdA family dioxygenase gives MIPSYFQLDDGLDYQRWRAEKMAGAPQCVADLVVEVGDIAALTEAEHAALLARLGRCNMAVYAERQRRQRDDKQALKALATRLGLASLDANALADDDGITPLSVHREGTRSRYIPYTERPITWHTDGYYNPPERTVRALLLHCAGRAAEGGANRLMDHEMLYIQLRDESPDMIRALMEPDAMTIPGNDEEGLARPATVGPVFSINADGTLHMRYTARARNVIWSEAAAPAADAIRRLLDGPSPHIFKHVLEPGQGLVSNNPLHTREPFKDDPALPRLLYRARYHERIS, from the coding sequence ATGATTCCAAGCTATTTCCAACTCGACGATGGGCTGGACTATCAACGTTGGCGGGCTGAAAAGATGGCCGGTGCGCCCCAATGCGTGGCCGATCTGGTGGTCGAGGTGGGCGATATCGCAGCCCTGACCGAGGCCGAGCATGCTGCACTTCTGGCCCGGCTGGGGCGTTGCAACATGGCGGTCTATGCCGAGCGGCAAAGGCGCCAGCGCGATGACAAGCAGGCGCTTAAAGCCCTGGCCACGCGGCTGGGGCTGGCATCCCTGGATGCCAATGCCTTGGCCGATGATGACGGCATCACGCCGCTATCGGTCCATCGGGAGGGAACGCGGTCGCGCTATATCCCCTATACCGAGCGCCCCATCACCTGGCACACCGACGGCTATTACAATCCGCCGGAACGCACCGTGCGGGCCTTGCTGCTCCATTGTGCCGGACGTGCCGCCGAGGGCGGGGCCAACCGGCTGATGGATCACGAGATGCTCTATATCCAGCTCCGGGACGAGAGCCCCGACATGATCCGGGCGCTAATGGAACCCGACGCCATGACCATTCCCGGCAATGACGAGGAGGGGCTTGCCCGCCCGGCCACGGTGGGGCCGGTCTTCTCGATCAATGCCGATGGGACCTTGCACATGCGCTATACGGCGCGCGCCCGCAACGTCATCTGGTCCGAGGCCGCAGCCCCGGCCGCCGATGCCATCCGGCGCCTGCTGGACGGCCCCTCGCCCCATATCTTCAAACATGTGCTGGAGCCCGGCCAGGGGCTGGTCTCCAACAACCCGCTGCACACCCGCGAGCCCTTCAAGGACGATCCCGCCCTTCCTCGTCTGCTCTACCGCGCGCGCTACCATGAGAGGATTTCATGA